A genomic window from Streptomyces mirabilis includes:
- a CDS encoding CDGSH iron-sulfur domain-containing protein, whose amino-acid sequence MVARRVGPLLVEGPVDATLEDGTTVASDRFCVALCTCRRSRTYPWCDTSHRTSERPRQSVSEPFPSSA is encoded by the coding sequence ATAGTGGCCCGGCGCGTGGGGCCACTGCTGGTCGAAGGGCCGGTGGACGCCACGCTGGAGGACGGCACCACTGTCGCGTCCGACCGGTTCTGTGTCGCCCTGTGCACCTGTCGGCGCAGCCGCACCTACCCGTGGTGCGACACCAGTCATCGAACGTCCGAGCGGCCGAGACAGTCGGTCAGTGAGCCTTTTCCCTCTTCAGCTTGA